A part of Miscanthus floridulus cultivar M001 chromosome 6, ASM1932011v1, whole genome shotgun sequence genomic DNA contains:
- the LOC136459885 gene encoding scarecrow-like protein 3 produces the protein MVQDEGSSSSVTSSPLHNFSTMPLHASPGGAAAPWLARELRSDERGLCLIHLLLNCAAAAGAGRLDAANAALEHIASLASPDGDAMQRVAAAFAEALARRALRAWPGLCRALLLPRAGPTPAELAAARRHFLDLCPFLRLAGAVANQSVLEAMESEKIVHVVDLGGADATQWLELLHLLAARPEGPPHLRLTAVHEHRDVLTQTAMALTKEAERLDVPFQFNPVVSRLEALDAESLRVKTGEALAVTSSLQLHCLLASDDDSSGKDGCHHHHQSSKGKGGDTNKRQRSPESGVSPSTSRADTFLGALWGLSPKVVVVTEQEASHNAAPLTERFVEALNYYAALFDCLESAAPRGSVERARVERWLLGEEVKNIVACDGTDRRERHERLDRWAARMEGAGFARVPLSYYALLQARRAAQGLGCDGFKVREEKAAFFLCWQDRAIFSVSAWRGRRFD, from the coding sequence ATGGTCCAGGACGAAGGCTCCTCATCGTCGGTCACATCGTCCCCGCTGCACAACTTCTCCACCATGCCGCTCCACGCATCccccggcggcgcggcggcgccgtgGCTAGCGCGCGAGCTCCGCTCCGACGAgcgcgggctctgcctcatccacctcctcctcaactgcgccgcggcggcgggcgcAGGGCGGCTGGACGCCGCCAACGCGGCGCTCGAGCACATCGCGTCGCTGGCGTCACCGGACGGCGACGCCATGCAGCGCGTGGCCGCCGCCTTCGCGGAGGCGCTTGCGCGCCGCGCTCTGCGCGCGTGGCCCGGGCTGTGCCGCGCGCTGCTCCTTCCCCGTGCGGGCCCCACGCCCGCCGAGCTCGCAGCCGCGAGGCGCCACTTCCTCGACCTCTGCCCGTTCCTACGCCTCGCGGGCGCCGTCGCTAACCAGTCCGTCCTGGAGGCCATGGAGTCGGAGAAGATCGTGCACGTCGTCGACCTCGGCGGCGCCGACGCCACGCAGTGGCTCGAGCTGCTCCACCTGCTGGCGGCGCGCCCCGAGGGACCGCCGCACCTCCGCCTCACCGCCGTGCACGAGCATCGGGACGTGCTCACGCAGACGGCCATGGCGCTCACCAAGGAGGCGGAGCGCCTGGACGTGCCGTTCCAATTCAACCCCGTCGTGTCCCGGCTCGAGGCGCTGGACGCGGAGTCGCTCCGCGTGAAGACCGGCGAGGCGCTCGCCGTCACCTCCAGCCTGCAGCTGCACTGCCTCCTGGCCTCCGACGACGACAGCTCCGGCAAGGAcggctgccaccaccaccaccagagcagcaaagGCAAAGGTGGGGACACGAACAAGCGGCAGCGGAGCCCGGAGTCCGGGGTGTCCCCGTCGACGTCGCGCGCCGACACGTTCCTGGGCGCGCTGTGGGGCCTGTCGCCcaaggtggtggtggtgacggAGCAGGAGGCGTCGCACAATGCGGCGCCGCTGACGGAGCGGTTCGTGGAGGCGCTCAACTACTACGCGGCGCTGTTCGACTGCCTGGAGTCGGCGGCGCCCCGCGGGTCGGTGGAGCGCGCGCGCGTCGAGCGCTGGCTCCTCGGGGAGGAGGTGAAGAACATCGTGGCGTGCGACGGCACGGACCGGCGGGAGCGGCACGAGCGGCTGGACCGCTGGGCGGCGCGGATGGAAGGGGCGGGTTTCGCCCGCGTCCCGCTCAGCTACTACGCGCTGCTCcaggcgcggcgcgcggcgcaGGGGCTCGGCTGCGATGGCTTCAAGGTTCGCGAGGAGAAGGCCGCCTTCTTCCTGTGCTGGCAGGACCGCGCCATCTTCTCCGTCTCGGCCTGGCGCGGCCGCCGCTTCGACTGA